Proteins encoded within one genomic window of Augochlora pura isolate Apur16 chromosome 11, APUR_v2.2.1, whole genome shotgun sequence:
- the LOC144476856 gene encoding uncharacterized protein LOC144476856, which produces MSKIALAVFVVALSLVKSEPPVNSYLPPGGGGPGGGNGGGGGGGPSSSYGAPGGGNGGPPSSSYGAPNGGGNGGPPSSSYGAPNGGNGGGNGGPPSSSYGAPGFDGQNGNGGGNGLSNSYGAPAGGRNGGSNGGGRNGGGGRGNGFGGGGQPSSSYGAPFGGNGGSGNGRPSSSYGAPGGGNGFGGGNGGGSPSGLYGPPGRNGGGNGGSNGGPSSSYGPPEGGNGFGGGNGGGSPSGLYGPPGRNGGGNGNGNGGRPSSSYGAPDGNSGRPSGLYGPPGRNGNNGGGNGGNGGYPSGGQNGGGRGNGGYPSGGPNGGGNGGYPSGGPGSNGNGNGGYPSGRPGGNGNGNGGYPSGGPGGNGNGNGGYPSGGPGGNDGYSNGGPGGNGNGNGGGYGSNGDEESNEPAKYEFSYEVKDEQSGADYGHTETRDGDRAQGEFNVLLPDGRKQIIEYEADQDGFKPQIRYEGEANNGGYGSGGPGGNGGGDFGDNGYPSGGPNGNGNGGNGNGYPSGGPGGNGGGSDNGNGGYPSGGPGGNGNGGYRNGNGNGGNGNGGYPSGSGGDAAANGGYQY; this is translated from the exons ATGTCTAAG ATCGCGTTAGCGGTGTTCGTGGTGGCTCTCAGCCTGGTGAAGTCCGAGCCCCCAGTGAACTCATACTTGCCACCCGGTGGCGGTGGGCCTGGCGGCGGTaacggcggaggaggaggcgggGGACCTTCGAGCAGTTACGGAGCACCTGGTGGTGGCAACGGTGGGCCTCCGTCGAGCAGTTATGGAGCACCAAACGGAGGCGGCAATGGCGGGCCTCCGTCGAGCAGTTACGGAGCACCGAATGGCGG GAATGGCGGTGGTAATGGTGGACCACCGTCGAGCAGTTACGGGGCACCAGGTTTCGACGGGCAAAacggcaacggcggcggcaACGGTCTGTCGAACAGCTACGGAGCGCCTGCTGGTGGGAGGAACGGCGGTTCCAATGGCGGCGGAAGAAACGGGGGTGGTGGCAGAGGAAACGGCTTCGGAGGCGGTGGTCAGCCGTCCAGCTCTTACGGGGCGCCGTTCGGCGGAAACGGCGGGTCGGGCAACGGAAGGCCGTCGAGCAGCTATGGAGCACCTGGTGGAGGAAACGGGTTCGGCGGTGGAAACGGCGGCGGTTCTCCTTCCGGTCTTTACGGGCCTCCCGGCAGGAACGGGGGAGGAAACGGCGGCAGCAATGGCGGGCCATCGAGCAGCTACGGACCTCCAGAAGGTGGGAACGGTTTCGGCGGTGGCAACGGCGGCGGTTCTCCTTCCGGTCTTTATGGGCCTCCCGGCAGGAACGGGGGTGGAAACGGAAACGGCAATGGCGGCCGGCCATCGAGCAGCTACGGCGCGCCAGATGGCAACAGTGGCAGACCGTCCGGACTTTATGGACCGCCTGGAAGGAACGGAAATAACGGTGGTGGAAACGGTGGCAATGGCGGATATCCGTCGGGCGGACAAAACGGAGGCGGCAGAGGAAACGGTGGTTACCCGTCCGGAGGGCCCAACGGCGGTGGAAACGGTGGATACCCATCGGGAGGTCCTGGAAGTAACGGCAATGGAAATGGCGGCTATCCGTCTGGAAGACCCGGCGGGAATGGAAATGGCAATGGCGGCTATCCCTCTGGTGGACCCGGTGGCAACGGAAACGGTAACGGTGGTTATCCTTCCGGCGGACCTGGCGGCAACGACGGCTACTCCAACGGAGGGCCCGGTGGAAACGGAAACGGCAACGGCGGTGGCTACGGAAGCAACGGGGACGAAGAAAGTAAC GAGCCGGCAAAGTACGAATTCTCTTATGAGGTGAAGGATGAGCAGTCCGGTGCTGATTACGGACACACGGAGACCCGAGACGGCGATCGCGCTCAAGGAGAATTCAACGTTCTGCTTCCTGACGGAAGGAAGCAGATCATTGAATACGAGGCAGATCAAGATGGATTTAAACCACAGATTAGATACGAGGGTGAAGCGAACAACGGTGGATACGGTTCCGGCGGACCCGGCGGCAACGGTGGCGGTGACTTCGGCGACAACGGCTACCCGAGCGGCGGTCCGAATGGAAACGGAAACGGCGGCAATGGTAACGGTTATCCGTCCGGAGGACCTGGTGGCAACGGCGGTGGATCTGACAACGGCAACG GTGGATATCCTTCTGGGGGACCGGGCGGCAACGGCAATGGTGGCTACAGAAACGGAAACGGAAACGGTGGCAACGGTAATGGTGGATATCCGTCAGGAAGCGGTGGCGATGCCGCCGCCAACGGAGGATaccaatattaa
- the LOC144477368 gene encoding SID1 transmembrane family member 1, with protein sequence MSIKGSVRKHKCLEMLDVQRILTVATVLLMFNACDVIHARNLSFTPIVTDAEYGKAYEFIINTTVEYVFLYHTDNVTWMETSRIDVESNATHDRPLIVVVRQKRQILSWEIPLVVTSNYFNNVAYNKTSRTLCSTKNYEGEYEEGDEEFITVSISTASHKNIFYRLNVTKDLDFYLRSGEKRSVSISPSEPNYYGYTSLKEAKSSSVIVNVESGNDICMTVSIQNTSCPVFDLERNIEFTGVWQTVTRKGAITVPKEAYPLGFFVVLVVKGDDSDCVGSPSMISVRNKDVILNIVDSVTKQDYLIASGVAMSVIFIFLFTYIVSTIVINIKRGRKISEEILNGQEEENSVEAGPFESEISRVSEDSSLDEDDIDLLEDSEYDKDVIRTKLVLSVCDLARKDPKILQHKSRLYLYYLITVAIFYTLPVVQLVLTYQNVLHVTGNQDMCYYNFLCAHPLRQLSDFNHVFSNFAYVMLGFLFIFLTNFRERNEFDRERNKCYGIPQHYGLFYAIGTALIMEGVLSASYHVCPNHSNFQFDTSFMYMIAVLCMIKIYQTRHPDINARAPVTFGIMAFVIFIGLVGVMNGSTLFWIIFTIAHLSICLFLTIQIYYMGRWRWYGLRSVVMRIIQNCRYDANIGIGYMLRPLYLGRFIMLVVANLCNVALAVYGNITHEKNFATFLLAILMSNLILYTFFYIIMKKCHKERILLQPLVYLILSFVTWSAAMYFFINKTISWALTPAESRLYNQPCVLLNFFDNHDIWHFLSAFAMFFSFMVLLTLDDDLLDVHRSQIPVF encoded by the exons ATGTCTATCAAAGGTAGCGTTCGAAAGCACAAATGTTTAGAAATGTTGGACGTTCAACGAATTTTGACAGTTGCCACTGTCTTGCTAATGTTCAACGCCTGCGATGTTATCCATGCACGGAATCTGTCATTTACCCCTATTGTTACTGACGCAGAATATGGAAAAGCgtacgaatttattataaacactACCGTTGAATATGTCTTCTTATATCACACTGACAAT GTAACCTGGATGGAAACCTCAAGAATCGACGTTGAAAGTAATGCCACTCATGACAGACCTCTCATCGTAGTCGTACGTCAGAAAAGACAAATTCTGTCATGGGAAATACCTCTTGTAGTGACTagtaactattttaataatgtagcTTATAATAAAACCAGTCGTACATTGTGTTCAACAAAAAATTACGAAGGAGAATACGAAGAAGGGgacgaagaatttattactgttagTATATCCACAGCTAGTCacaagaatattttctatagacTCAATGTAACAAAGGATCTTGATTTCTATTTAAG GTCAGGTGAAAAAAGGTCTGTATCTATTTCACCCTCTGAACCTAATTATTATGGTTATACCTCCTTAAAAGAAGCAAAAAGTTCTTCAGTGATTGTGAACGTTGAATCTGGAAATGATATTTGCATGACAGTATCAATACAAAATACATCC TGTCCTGTGTTCGACTTAGAAAGGAATATCGAATTCACTGGTGTTTGGCAAACTGTAACACGTAAAGGTGCTATAACTGTGCCA AAAGAAGCATATCCATTAGGCTTTTTTGTTGTGCTAGTTGTAAAAGGTGATGACAGTGATTGTGTTGGATCGCCTAGTATGATCTCTGTGAGAAATAAAGatgtgatattaaatatagttgaCAGTGTTACAAAACAAGACTACCTTATTGCATCAGGAGTTGCCATGTCTGTTATattcattttcctttttactTATATTGTGAGCACCATAGTGATCAACATCAAAAGAGGTAGAAAAATTTCCGAGGAAATACTGAATGGGCAAGAAGAGGAGAACAGTGTAGAg gCTGGACCATTCGAGTCTGAGATTAGTAGGGTCTCAGAAGATTCTTCACTTGATGAAGATGACATCGATCTATTGGAAGACAGTGAATATGACAAAGACGTGATACGAACGAAACTTGTGCTTTCAGTGTGCGATTTGGCACGTAAAGATCCAAAGATTCTACAACACAAGTCTCgactgtatttatattatttaataacggTCGCTATATTTTACACTTTACCCGTTGTGCAACTGGTGCTAACATACCAGAACGTGCTTCATGTTACTGGAAATCAAGATatgtgttattataattttctctgtGCTCATCCATTGCGACAGTTGTCGGATTTCAACCATGTGTTCTCCAATTTTGCATACGTCATGTTgggttttttatttattttcctaacAAACTTTCGAGAGCGTAATGAATtcgatagagaaagaaataaatgttacggTATACCGCAACATTATGGCTTATTCTATGCAATTGGCACTGCGCTAATTATGGAAGGAGTACTCTCAGCAAGTTACCACGTTTGTCCAAATCACAGCAACTTTCAATTTG aTACCAGTTTCATGTATATGATAGCAGTGCTTTgtatgattaaaatttatcaaactCGTCATCCAGATATAAATGCTCGAGCACCGGTCACATTTGGTATTATGGCATTCGTAATTTTCATCGGACTAGTTGGTGTAATGAATGGTTCAACACTTTTTTGGATCATATTTACAATTGCACATTTGTCAATTTGTTTGTTCTTAACAATCCAAATTTACTACATGGGACGGTGGAGGTGGTATGGACTCAGAAGTGTTGTTATGAGGATAATACAG aACTGTAGATACGACGCAAACATTGGAATTGGATACATGCTTCGACCATTGTATTTGGGACGATTTATAATGCTTGTCGTAGCAAATTTATGTAACGTTGCTCTCGCGGTATATGGAAATATAACTcacgagaaaaattttgcaacgtTCTTATTAGCCATATTAATgtccaatttaattttgtatacctttttttacattataatgaAG aaatgtCATAAAGAGCGGATTCTGTTGCAGCCATTAGTTTATCTTATTTTGTCGTTTGTAACCTGGTCAGCTGCCATGTACTTTTTCATAAACAAAACGATTTCGTGGGCGCTTACCCCAGCAGAATCTCGACTTTATAATCAGCCCTGCGTGCTACTTAACTTTTTCGATAACCATGACATTTGGCATTTTTTATCTGCGTTCGCTATGTTCTTTTCATTTATGGTTCTGCTTACCCTGGACGACGATCTCCTTGACGTGCACAGAAGTCAAATACCAGTCTTTTAA
- the LOC144476826 gene encoding uncharacterized protein LOC144476826 encodes MARYSSESDSDHNSRYRKRRSRRSRSSSSDSSDSSLHRRRASKHSKTKRRHRSHSRSRGRDRERGQKSYKSGRNSSSKGRERHRYRSKSRSLDRSKRKVRSISREKSSSCSSSSQSNLKATVAEKSKSVVVIKDDFPIEPRFKEGVLDEINSEGFAPKQFTSSNTKEKKFKNIVIDITADTIQVPTVADIPCGSESIFHSSIMLDQEARFDKWVKKLYTLRQKAIADLTHSNIT; translated from the exons ATGGCACGGTATTCTAGTGAATCTGATTCGGATCATAACAGTAGATATCGAAAAAGACGTAGTCGAAGATCCAg atcATCCAGTTCTGACTCTAGTGATTCATCGCTACATAGAAGGAGAGCATCCAAACATTCAAAAACGAAGCGTAGACATCGGTCGCATTCGAGAAGCAGAGGCAGAGATAGAGAACGTGGTCAAAAAAGTTACAAAAGCGGTAGGAATAGTAGTTCAAAAGGCAGAGAAAGGCATAGGTATCGTTCCAAATCGAGATCCTTGGATCGTTCGAAAAGAAAAGTGAGATCTATATCGAGAGAAAAGTCGAGCAGTTGTTCGAGTAGTTCACAGTCCAATTTAAAAGCTACCGTGGCTGAAAAGTCCAAGAGTGTAGTAGTTATAAAAG ATGACTTTCCGATTGAGCCACGTTTTAAGGAAGGTGTATtagacgaaataaattctgagGGCTTTGCACCTAAGCAGTTTACATCATCTAATACAAAAGAGAAGAAGTTCAAAAATATTGTGATAGATATTACAGCAGACACAATCCAAGTTCCAACAGTAGCTGATATTCCTTGTGGATCGGAAAGTATTTTCCATTCATCG aTAATGCTCGATCAAGAAGCAAGATTTGACAAATGGGTGAAGAAATTATATACGCTTAGACAGAAAGCCATAGCAGATTTAACGCACTCAAATATTACTTGA
- the Rpn9 gene encoding regulatory particle non-ATPase 9, which produces MTAPVPPKEIITYLSQNQNVADKELAAEWAQIEELYIKRLWHQLTLKLETFVKHPSLAKEDNLIQLYNNFLSTFENKLNPLSLVEILSHVIQQFEDKEAIEFLKKAEAKVKISNEAVALCKVLIGQIWLDKLFNQEEAKKIIEDVESMLENADGVTTVHGRFYLLASRLYRLQGKHAEYYRTALRYLGCIELNTLSRQEQEQHAFFLGLAALLGEGVYNLGELLGHPVLQSLKDTPNSWLIELLQAVNAGDIAAFEELKPQWSKVADLVAQSIKLRQKITLLCLMEMTFKRQANNRQLTFKEISQETRLPIGEVELLIMKALAQGLVRGAIDQVAGTVNITWVQPRVLDCDQITKMVQRLQDWHRDVNTMEQLLESRASDILTL; this is translated from the exons ATGACGGCGCCCGTACCACCGAAAGAAATTATCACATATTTAAGCCAAAATCAAAATGTTGCGGACAAAGAGCTCGCTGCTGAATGGGCGCAAATCGAGgaattatacattaaaag GCTCTGGCATCAACTTACCCTCAAATTGGAGACATTCGTGAAACACCCGTCCCTTGCGAAAGAAGATAATCTGAtacaattgtacaataattttttatccaCCTTCGAAAATAA GTTGAATCCCTTATCATTGGTGGAAATATTGTCGCACGTAATACAACAGTTTGAGGATAAAGAAGCGATTGAGTTCTTGAAAAAAGCTGAGGCTAAAGTTAAAATTAGCAATGAAGCTGTGGCTTTGTGTAAAGTCCTCATAGGGCAGATTTGGTTGGATAAATTGTTCAACCAGGAAGAAGCAAAGAAGATTATAGAGGATGTAGAATCTATGTTAGAAAATGCTGACGGTGTCACTACAGTTCACGgtagattttatttgttgGCCAGTCGTCTTTATCGCTTGCAAGGAAAACATGCCGAATACTATCGTACTGCTCTAAG ATATTTGGGTTGTATTGAGCTAAATACTTTAAGCAGACAAGAACAAGAACAGCATGCATTTTTCCTTGGTTTAGCCGCACTTTTGGGCGAAGGAGTTTATAATCTTGGAGAGTTATTGGGTCATCCTGTATTACAATCCTTAAAGGACACGCCAAATTCTTGGTTGATCGAACTATTGCAAGCTGTCAATGCCGGTGACATTGCCGCGTTCGAAGAATTAAAACCACAATGGAGCAAAGTAGCTGACTTAGTCGCgcaatcaataaaattaagacaaaaaattactttgctATGCCTCATGGAAATGACATTCAAAAGGCAAGCGAACAACAG ACAACTAACATTCAAGGAGATTTCTCAAGAAACTCGACTACCGATCGGTGAAGTAGAACTGTTGATAATGAAAGCTCTAGCACAAGGCTTGGTTCGTGGTGCTATTGATCAAGTTGCCGGAACAGTAAATATAACGTGGGTACAGCCTCGTGTATTGGATTGTGATCAAATAACTAAAATGGTTCAAAGACTCCAAGATTGGCATAGAGATGTTAACACCATGGAGCAACTACTAGAATCTAGAGCTTCTGACATTCTTACTCTTTAA